One region of Chloroflexota bacterium genomic DNA includes:
- the cysE gene encoding serine O-acetyltransferase — MKFIRNIRKDVQAVFEHDPAARNVFEVFFAYPGFHARQFHRLAHTLWNWRVPFFPRLISHLGRFFTGIEIHPGAKIGEGFFIDHGMGVVIGETSEIGDNVAVYQGVTLGGTSLLKKKRHPTLGNNVVVGAGSKLIGAITIGDNVKVGAGSVVITSVPANATVVGVPGRVVEIRNPDTDTVEKLPDPVWEKLESLEKKVAELEKALKDKRPKTRTAAKRSPRRN, encoded by the coding sequence ATGAAGTTCATTAGGAACATCAGGAAGGATGTACAAGCGGTCTTTGAGCATGACCCGGCAGCGAGGAACGTTTTCGAGGTCTTTTTCGCCTACCCCGGCTTTCATGCCCGGCAGTTTCATCGCCTGGCTCATACTCTCTGGAACTGGCGTGTTCCCTTTTTCCCTCGCCTGATTTCGCACCTCGGTCGTTTTTTCACCGGAATTGAGATTCACCCCGGAGCTAAAATCGGGGAGGGCTTTTTTATTGACCATGGTATGGGGGTTGTAATCGGGGAGACATCTGAGATTGGCGACAATGTTGCCGTGTACCAGGGAGTTACTCTGGGTGGCACGAGCTTATTGAAAAAGAAGCGACATCCCACTCTGGGCAACAACGTGGTTGTGGGCGCCGGGTCGAAGCTTATTGGAGCCATCACCATCGGTGACAATGTAAAGGTCGGCGCTGGTTCTGTGGTGATAACTTCGGTGCCAGCTAATGCCACTGTTGTCGGTGTGCCCGGTCGAGTGGTTGAAATCCGCAATCCTGATACCGATACCGTGGAGAAATTGCCTGACCCGGTTTGGGAAAAGCTTGAGAGTCTGGAAAAAAAGGTTGCTGAGCTGGAGAAAGCTTTGAAGGATAAGCGGCCTAAGACCAGGACGGCTGCTAAACGTTCACCTCGGAGAAACTAG
- a CDS encoding cysteine--tRNA ligase — protein MKVFNTLSGQKEEFRPKGKAVNIYVCGVTVYDDCHIGHAMSYVLFDVIRRYLEFKGYKVKHVQNFTDIDDKIINRANQLGVSSSELAEKYIDEYFKDMDALNIKRAHVYPKATEEVPKIIEVIQGLITKGYAYESDGSVYFRVKKFPGYGKLSHQALDDMISRGSAEEGEKEYPLDFAVWKAAKPGEPFWPSPWGQGRPGWHIECSAMALKYLGKSLDIHGGGQDLIFPHHENEITQSESFTGVAPFVRYWLHNGLLQLGENKMSKSLGNLITVKQALERCSPDAIRLFILGSHYRSPLTYSEETLKAAETGMERLRQVIREEGKVGGKAVLDAEPLKRRFADSMNDDFNTAQAVAVLFDLAREINRAREEEYDVTGALNALTELAGVLGFTLEEPARPPLEAEPFVALLSELSHEFRLAPRHDPTMKVEQLIQLLIETREELRQAKQWQLADMVRQRLSDLGVALEDTPQGTVWKRIL, from the coding sequence ATGAAAGTATTTAATACGCTGTCGGGGCAGAAAGAAGAGTTCCGTCCCAAGGGGAAAGCGGTTAACATTTATGTCTGCGGAGTCACCGTCTATGATGATTGCCATATCGGGCATGCCATGAGCTATGTGCTATTCGATGTCATCCGGCGCTATCTCGAGTTCAAGGGTTATAAGGTGAAGCATGTCCAAAACTTTACTGATATTGATGACAAGATAATAAATCGGGCCAACCAGTTGGGGGTTTCGTCATCGGAGCTGGCTGAGAAATATATTGACGAATATTTCAAGGATATGGATGCTTTGAACATAAAGCGAGCCCATGTTTATCCCAAGGCGACTGAGGAGGTACCCAAGATAATCGAAGTGATACAGGGCTTGATAACCAAGGGATATGCCTATGAGTCCGATGGCAGTGTCTATTTTCGAGTGAAAAAATTTCCCGGCTACGGCAAGCTGTCTCATCAAGCTCTAGATGACATGATATCCCGGGGTTCTGCTGAGGAGGGCGAGAAAGAGTACCCGCTGGACTTTGCCGTATGGAAGGCAGCCAAACCGGGCGAACCTTTCTGGCCAAGTCCCTGGGGTCAGGGCAGACCGGGATGGCATATAGAGTGCAGCGCTATGGCGTTGAAATACCTGGGCAAAAGCCTTGATATTCATGGTGGTGGCCAGGACCTTATCTTCCCTCACCACGAGAATGAGATAACCCAGTCAGAAAGCTTCACCGGGGTGGCACCCTTTGTCAGGTACTGGCTGCATAATGGGCTGTTGCAATTGGGCGAGAATAAGATGAGCAAGTCTCTGGGTAACCTGATAACTGTAAAACAAGCCCTGGAGCGCTGCAGCCCCGATGCCATTCGCCTATTTATTCTCGGCTCCCATTACCGCAGTCCGCTGACTTATAGTGAAGAGACGCTGAAAGCTGCCGAGACTGGCATGGAGAGGCTGCGACAGGTTATCAGGGAGGAAGGAAAGGTTGGCGGCAAGGCTGTGCTTGATGCTGAGCCGTTAAAGCGCCGGTTTGCCGACAGCATGAATGATGACTTCAACACCGCCCAGGCGGTGGCAGTGCTTTTTGACTTGGCTCGAGAGATCAACCGGGCGCGTGAAGAGGAATACGATGTAACCGGTGCTCTGAATGCCTTGACAGAATTGGCTGGGGTGCTCGGTTTCACGCTGGAGGAGCCGGCGAGGCCGCCGCTTGAGGCTGAACCTTTCGTGGCACTTCTAAGCGAACTCAGTCATGAGTTTCGTCTGGCACCAAGGCACGACCCTACGATGAAAGTCGAGCAGCTTATTCAGCTACTGATTGAGACCCGTGAAGAGTTACGCCAAGCCAAACAATGGCAACTGGCTGATATGGTACGGCAGCGTCTAAGCGACCTGGGAGTGGCTCTGGAGGATACGCCCCAGGGCACAGTGTGGAAGCGGATATTATAG
- a CDS encoding MBL fold metallo-hydrolase has protein sequence MQIKLTTLTENTAGRVGLLAEWGLSVLVEVDNYKVLLDTGLDISVTHNAALLGINLSEVDKLVLSHGHRDHTGGFRHVLNIMRKNIEVIAHPDIWAAKYSRTFSKQEQYAGIPYPREALENWGASFKLVEKPVWLTDNIVTTGEIPMHTEYEKIDSELLVKESGKLRPDPLKDDLALIVKAEMGLVVILGCGHRGMINTIHHARKITSVERVHMVIGGTHLMHASREQLDLTIAELKRLGVEKIGVSHCTGLPAAARLFQEFGDNFFFNNTGRVVTI, from the coding sequence ATGCAGATTAAACTTACCACATTGACCGAGAACACTGCCGGCAGAGTTGGGCTGCTGGCCGAGTGGGGATTGAGCGTTCTGGTAGAAGTAGACAACTATAAAGTCCTGCTGGATACAGGGCTGGATATATCTGTCACACATAACGCGGCTCTACTGGGCATAAACTTATCTGAAGTCGACAAGCTAGTCTTAAGCCACGGACATCGCGACCATACCGGCGGCTTTCGCCATGTGCTGAACATAATGAGAAAGAACATCGAGGTAATCGCTCACCCTGACATCTGGGCTGCCAAGTACTCTCGCACCTTCAGCAAGCAGGAGCAATATGCAGGTATACCTTATCCTAGAGAAGCGCTGGAGAACTGGGGGGCTTCCTTCAAGCTTGTCGAGAAGCCGGTCTGGCTTACCGATAACATCGTCACCACCGGCGAAATACCTATGCACACTGAATACGAGAAGATTGACTCCGAGCTCCTTGTAAAGGAAAGCGGCAAGCTTCGCCCCGACCCGCTAAAGGATGACCTCGCCCTCATCGTCAAAGCTGAGATGGGATTGGTGGTCATTTTAGGCTGCGGGCACAGGGGCATGATAAACACGATACATCATGCCCGGAAAATAACCAGCGTGGAGCGCGTACACATGGTCATCGGCGGGACTCACCTTATGCATGCTTCCAGGGAACAATTAGACCTTACTATTGCCGAACTAAAGAGGCTGGGGGTTGAGAAAATCGGCGTATCCCACTGCACCGGGCTGCCGGCAGCAGCCAGGTTGTTTCAGGAGTTCGGCGACAATTTCTTCTTCAACAACACCGGTAGGGTTGTCACCATCTAA
- a CDS encoding SAM-dependent chlorinase/fluorinase produces MASVITLTTDFGAGDAYVASMKGVILTINPKAVIVDICHSIEPQNVLQAAFILSTAYHYFPEGTIHLAVVDPGVGSQRKAIILKTSTNFFVAPDNGILSYIVDELDKTPAKPASQTAIKPEPRKLGARLEAMAITNPDFWHKPVSTTFHGRDIFAPVGAHLSLGVPMYKFGDSLSHVYAFTIPRPYHNAQGDLIGRVLHIDNFGNLITNIRSSDLPGEQITVAIGNKQIHGISQFYAEKEGLAAIIGSSDYLEISLKSGNAAAFLGVKVGQEIKLEVS; encoded by the coding sequence ATGGCTTCGGTCATCACTTTGACCACCGATTTCGGCGCCGGTGATGCTTACGTGGCCAGTATGAAGGGGGTAATACTGACCATCAACCCGAAGGCGGTCATCGTTGACATCTGCCACTCTATCGAGCCACAGAATGTGCTACAGGCAGCCTTCATTCTCAGCACCGCCTACCATTATTTCCCTGAAGGCACAATACATCTGGCCGTAGTTGACCCGGGCGTCGGCAGCCAGCGGAAAGCCATCATACTGAAAACTTCGACAAACTTTTTTGTGGCGCCGGATAACGGCATACTGAGCTACATAGTAGACGAGCTGGACAAGACGCCGGCTAAGCCGGCTTCTCAAACAGCCATCAAACCCGAGCCAAGAAAACTCGGAGCCAGGCTTGAGGCAATGGCTATCACCAACCCGGATTTCTGGCATAAGCCAGTTAGCACCACCTTTCACGGGCGGGACATTTTCGCTCCAGTTGGCGCCCATCTCTCCCTGGGTGTGCCTATGTACAAATTCGGAGACAGCCTGAGTCATGTTTATGCCTTCACCATACCCCGACCATACCATAATGCCCAGGGGGACTTAATCGGCCGTGTCCTTCACATAGATAATTTCGGTAACCTGATTACCAATATCAGGAGCAGCGATTTGCCGGGAGAGCAAATTACTGTAGCCATCGGCAACAAGCAAATACACGGCATAAGCCAGTTCTACGCCGAGAAAGAAGGCCTGGCAGCCATCATCGGCAGCAGCGACTACCTGGAAATATCACTCAAAAGCGGTAATGCCGCCGCCTTTCTGGGCGTAAAGGTGGGACAAGAAATAAAGCTGGAGGTGAGTTGA
- the secG gene encoding preprotein translocase subunit SecG, with protein MFNYLLIAQIVVAAALIIVITLQVRGGGLGGIFGQPDAVYRTRRGVEKSLFQFTIALTILFVIISIWVVYASA; from the coding sequence ATGTTTAATTATCTACTTATTGCCCAGATTGTGGTAGCTGCAGCCTTAATTATCGTAATTACGCTGCAGGTGCGCGGCGGCGGGCTGGGAGGCATATTCGGGCAGCCAGATGCCGTCTACCGGACACGGCGGGGCGTGGAAAAAAGCCTGTTCCAGTTCACTATCGCCTTAACTATTCTGTTCGTAATCATTTCCATCTGGGTTGTCTACGCCAGTGCCTAG